CCGGCTCGGCCAGTGGCTGCTTTCACGCGACACCGCGGGACTGAGAGACGCGTCGTCGGCGCGGGCGGATCAATTCAAGAACCTCCACATCATCAGGCCGGATCACAATCCGGTCGGGCCGCTCGATTTTGGCGGGGCGTATGACGGTCGATCCGATCGGATGGCGACGCTGGCCGAACTGGTCGATCTGGGGTATGCAGACGCCTACCGGCAATTTGTGGAGCCGGTTGTGGGCGCGGCAGACGTCACACCATAGCCCCCGCTACTTCTTCCTGTCAGCCGGACTGTGGTCGCGGAGAAACTGCAGGGTGAGATCTCTGATCGTGACGTTGATCTGCTCGTCGGTCTGCCGGCCGTGGCGATCAAAGAAGGCCTGCAGGGGGATGACCGCCTTGGCCATCGCCCGATGACCGCCCGCATTCCCGATGTCTCCGAACACCTTCTTCACCAGCTCGCCGGCGTTGCGCGAGTAGCCCAGGTTCCTCACCGAGATCACCAGCGTGTCGTGCACGATGCCGGCGACGACCGTCCACTTGATGTCTTCGAGCTGGAGGAAGAAATCGGCGACGTACGGGATGAAATCCTCCCGGGGAATCGTTCCCAGGAATGCTGAGAAGATCTGGTCGCCCGCCAGTCCGACCCGCTGCGCATAGGTGACGTATGACAGCCGCTCGAACGTCACGTCCGAGCCCTCCATCTTCCGGATCATCGTCGCATCCGCCAGCGGATAGAGGTAGGAGAACGCCTCCAGGTCAACGCGGTTGGCCTGCCGGTTGAAGAACAACGTGTCCGACTTGATGGCGTACAGCATCGCCGTCGCGGTGCGCTCGGAGATGTTCACGTCCACCGCTCGCAGGTGCTCGGTCAGAATCGTGCTGGTCGAGCCGTAGTCCGGCCGAATGTCCTTGAAGAGGGCGCCGTATCCGGATTGCGCCGGGTGATGGTCGATCACGAGATCGACCTTGTCGAGCAGGCCGCCGAAATAGTGGGGCTGGACGTCCACCATCGCGATGCGCTCGAAGTCCTTGACCGACTGCTCCGTCAGCGTCTCGACGTGGATGTCGAGCAGGTTGGCCATGCGCTGATTCTCCGGCCGCGTCACACCGACGAGCGCCCCGATGATGGCGGTGGTCTTGGTGCGACGCAGCACGTTGCGCAATGCCAGCGCCGAGGCCATCGCGTCGGGATCCGGGTCGTGGTGGAGCAGGATCAGGATGCGATCGGCGTCGTTGAAGTAGCGCTGATACTGCTGGACCCTGGCGCGGGTCAGCGATCGGCTGATTTCGGCGACCAGCGGTCCGCCCACCAGTTCGGCGAGCGACAGGAAACTCAGTTCGGGAAACTGCGCTCGCAGCTGTTCTTCGCGCCTCACCGCACTCCCGCTGGCGCCGCTCATCGGCGTCGCCAGCACGTAGATCAGCGTGGCGCCCGCGCCGGTGATGGCCTGCAGCACCCGTTTGAGACTCTGCCGGCCGGTGTCTTCGACGATCACGCAGGTGTGCGGGGACAAATCGGCTTTGAGATAGGTGTCGGTCTTGGCGAGGTCCCCGGCGGTGATCGCGACGCCGGCTTCGTGGAGCCGTCGCGCCAGGGGACGGCTGTCGACGAGAAAGTCCACGTCGAACCGGGGCGGCAGGACCTGCTCGAGTGTCCTGATCACCAGTTCACTGTGGCAGATGGAGAGGCACTTCATGAGCGCTGCCGAACGTGTGCGAGTCGGGTCATCACGAGACTCTCTCGATTATACGTCGCCGGCCAACGGCGGGCCGGGAAAGGCGGAACGGGCTGCTCGCCGCAGGGCTGCCGTGCGCCCGGTATAAGATCTACCCATGGGCAGGATGTCAGCGGCGGGAGGACTGGCCGTCAGACGCGCGGTGGCGGCGATTGGCCTGCTCGTGCTGGCGGTGCCGGGGCGCCCCGGTGCACAGATGTTCAGGTCGAATGTCGATCTGGTCAGTCTGGGTGTCAACGTCGTGGACAAACGCGGCGCGCTCGTCGCCGACCTTGCCCAGACCGAGTTCGAGGTCTACGAGGACGGCAAACGGCAGGAACTGACGTTCTTCTCGCGCGGCGGTGACTCCACGTCGGCGGCCGAACTCCACCTCGGCCTGCTGTTCGACACGAGCGGCAGCATGGACGAGGACATCGCGCTGGCGCGCACCGCGGCAGTAAAGTTCCTGAACGCGCTGCCCGAAGCCGTCGACGTCACGCTGGTGGATTTCGACACGGAAGTGCGTGTCGCCCGGTACGGCCAGAACGACTTCGCCCGGTTGATCGAGCGGATCCGGCGTCGAAGACCGGACGGGATGACGGCGATGTACGATGCGCTGGGCGTGTACCTTCATGGCGCCGCATCTCAGGAGGGGCGGAAGATCCTCGTCGCCTACAGCGACGCCGGCGACAACCGAAGCTCGCTCAATCTGCCGGACGTGATCGAGCTGCTCCAGGCGTCCGACGTGACGATGTACACGATTGGATTTCTGGACCACCTGGGATCGTCGCATCAGCTGGACGCCCGGTCACGGATTCAGCGGCTGTCCGCGCCTACCGGCGGTCAGGCGTTCTTCCCGTCGTCGGTCAAGGACATCGAATCCGCGTACGACAAGGTGCTCGCTGACATCAAGGCGCAGTACGCGCTCGGCTACGTCTCAACCAACACGCGCGCTGACGGCACGTGGCGAAAGGTCGACATCAAGGTGACGCGCCCAGGTCTCAAGACGCGATCCCGCCAGGGATATTTCGCGCCGTACCGGAAGAGCCCGTGAGGGCCTGTGGTGTTGCACGCTGACTGTCCAGGATGCACCCCGTGACTGACCGCTTTACGCTCGTCTCAGATTTCGCGCTGATGGGCGATCAGGCCCGTGCCATCGACGAGCTCGAGGCGGGGCTGCGACGCGGTGATCCGTACCAGGTGCTGCTGGGCGTGACCGGATCGGGCAAGACCTTCAGCGTGGCCCAGGTGGTGGCGCGCGTGAACCGGCCGACCATCGTCATGGTGCACAACAAGACGCTGGCCGCCCAGCTGTTCCAGGAATTCAGGCGCTTCTTCCCGGACAACGCGGTCGAGTACTTCGTCAGCTACTACGACTACTACCAGCCGGAAGCCTATATGCCGGCCACCGACACGTACATCGAAAAAGAAGCGACCACCAACGACGAAATCGATCGGATGCGGCTGTCGGCGACCCGATCGCTGCTCGAACGCCGGGATGTGCTGATTGTCGCCAGCGTCTCGTGCATCTATGGCCTGGGTTCGCCGGAGGCCTACTACGGCATGCTGCTCCCGCTCGAACGCGGCCAGCGGATCGGCCGCGACGAGATCCTGCGCAAGCTGGTGGAGATTCAGTACGAGCGCAACGACTACGAATTCACCCGCGGCACCTTTCGCGTCCGCGGCGACATCGTCGAGGTCTTTCCGTCGTACGACGAGTCGGCCATCCGGATCGAGCTGTTCGGCGACGAGGTGGACGCGCTCGCGTCGTTCGACCCGCTGACGGGCAAGACCCGTCGCCGCGTCGACCGCCTGGCGGTCTATCCGAAGACGCATTTCGTGATGCCCCGCGATCGCACCCGGCAGGCCGTCGAGTCCATCAAGGCCGAGCTGACCGACAGGCTGGCCGCCCTGCAGGCCGACGGGAAACTCGTGGAGTCGCAGCGGCTGCACCAGCGCACGATGTTCGACCTCGAGATGATGCGCGAGATCGGGTACTGCCACGGGATCGAGAACTACTCGCGCCACCTGACCGGGCGGCGCCCGGGCGAACCGCCGCCGACGCTGCTGGATTACCTTCCGGCCGATGCCCTCGTGATCGTGGACGAAAGCCACCAGACCGTGCCGCAGATTCGCGGCATGTATCACGGGGATCGGGCTCGCAAAGAGGTGCTCGTCAACTACGGATTCCGGCTGCCCTCGGCGCTCGACAATCGCCCGCTGACCTTCGACGAATGGGAGGCGCGCGCGCAGCAGGTGGTGTTCGTGTCTGCGACGCCGGGGCCCCACGAGCTTCGAAAGGCGGGCGGCGTGGTGGTCGAACAGATCATCCGTCCGACGGGCCTGATCGATCCGCCGATCGAGGTCAGATCGGTCGTCGGCCAGGTGGACGATCTGCTCGGCGAGATCCGTGCCTGCGCTGCGGCGGGAGAACGGGTGCTGGTGACGACACTCACCAAGCGGATGTCGGAGGACCTGACGCAGTATTTCCACGAACTCGGAGTGCGCGTCAGGTACCTGCATTCAGACATCGAGACACTCGAGCGAACGGAGATCCTGCGCGATCTGCGGCGCGGCGTGTTCGACGTGTTGATCGGTATCAACCTGCTGCGTGAAGGCCTCGACCTCCCGGAGGTGTCGCTGGTGGCGATCCTCGACGCCGACAAGGAGGGGTTCCTCCGTTCGGCCGGATCGTTGATTCAGACCTCCGGCCGTGCGGCGCGCAACGTGCACGGCCGGGTCATCATGTACGCCAGTACCATCACCAGGTCGATGCAGATCGCCATCAGCGAGACCGGGCGGCGGCGGCTGCTGCAGGAGGCGTACAATCTCGAACACGGGATCACGCCTGCGTCGATCGTGAAGGCGATTGACGGCGTGCTCACGAGTGTCTACGAGCGCGACTACATGGGCGTGCCGTCGGCGAGCGACGGGGGAGAGCCCTTCATGACCCAGGCCCAGATCGACGCGAAGATCGCCGAACTCGGGCGCGAGATGAAGACCGCCGCCGCCAACCAGGAATTCGAGAAGGCGGCATCGATGCGCGATCGCATCAAGCGGCTCCGGGCCAGAAGCCTGGGCGTGGACGATCCCGCGCTGCTGCCCGGCGGAGCATTCGACAGGAATTCCTGAGCGGGCCGGCCATTCCCCGAGGCGGCGGTGCCAGAAGTTGTATGATGGTCCCAGCGGGTCGGAGATCGGGTCCGGCTCGAGCCGTCGGGCGGCGGCGCGGTTCCGCCTGATGACCGGCGGTCACCCAAACACCCGAAGGAGTCTCGGACCATGTCAGACGATCGACACAGCGGAGCCGGTGGAGTCGTGGTCGCCTTCACGCTGGGGGCCCTGATCGGGGCCGTCGTCGCGCTGCTGTTCGCGCCGGCGAAGGGCGAGGAGACCCGGGAGATGATCAGCGAGAGGGCGCGCGAGCAGGCGGGGAAGACTCGCGAGTTCCTCAAGCAACAGAAAGAGAATCTCGCGACCGCCGTCGAGCGCGGGCGTGAGGCCTATCAGTCCGCCCGCGGCGAGAAAGAGCAGGGCTAACTTGACCGGCGAGAATGCGAGTCTCTTCCTGGGCATCATTGCCGTCGCGACCCTGGTCATGGCCGTGGTCCAGGTGAGCGCCATCATCATGATGGTCCGGCTGGCCCGGCGGGTCGATCAGGTGTCGCGTCAGGTTCAGCAGGAGATTGGCCCGCTGGCCGATCGGCTGAGGCGCGTGGCCGACAACATGCAGGAGGCGACCAGCCTCGCCGCGGTGCAGGTCGAGCGGATTGATCGGCTGCTCTCCAGCGCCACCAGGCGCGCCGAAGAGACGATGTCCATGGTCCAGGGCGTGATCGTGGGACCCATGCGCGAGGGAATGGCCGTCGTCGCGTCCCTGCGCGCCGTGATCGCCGCGTTTCGCTCGTTCCGGGGCGGTGAAGGCCGGCTCGCGGCCAGTCGCTTCGACGACGAGGACCCGCTGTTTATCGGGTAGAAATCGTGCCGGCGCATCCCGACGTTGACCGGGAGCGCCTTGCGGTGATAGAACGTCCCCATCGGATCGGCCCTCCTCACGAAGGTGACTCTCATGATGACGCGTCTGAGCCGTGCTTCCTACGTTCTGATCGGGTTGCTGGTGACAGGGGTGATGAGCAGCGCGGCCTACGCCCAGGACGTCAAGTCCCAGGCGCTGGCGAAGGAACTCAGCCAGCTGCTGGACGCCAAGAAACTCGCCGCCATCGCAGCCAGGGACGCCACTGAGCCCGAGTTCTACGTGGCGGCCATGTATTTTTCCGGCAGCCAGATGCTCGTGGTCGGTGCCAAGTACGCCCCGGCGGTGTTGCTTGACGGGAAACTCCGGAACCGGGAATACCAGGACGTTTACATCGACCTGAACAGCGCCGCGAAGGCCGGCACCAAGGTGTTTATAGAGGATGCCGGCGCCGACGGGCTGAAGCCCGACCACGAGACCAACAAGGGCGCCGATTCGCTGGAGCAGGCCGGAAAGCAGACGAAATTCGATGACGACTGGAAGAAGGACCAGAAGTTGTCGGATGCGGACTACCAGAAAGTGTTCGCCGCTGCCGACACGCTTTATTGTCGTCTGCTGACCGCGCTCATCGCCGAAGCCAGGAAGTAATCAGCCCGCCCGCTACAAGGGCCTCGCCGTTGGCACCAGGGAGAATACGAACGACGAGAGTATGTCGTTGCGGAGCCGCGCGTAGTTGGAGATTCCGCTCAGGCAGTCGGAGCTTTCGCCCGCCTCTGTCACACCCGCGATGCCCCACGTGCCGTCCTGCAACACCAGCAGGGGCCCGCCTGAATCGCCGCTGCACGTGTT
This window of the Acidobacteriota bacterium genome carries:
- a CDS encoding DHH family phosphoesterase, whose protein sequence is MKCLSICHSELVIRTLEQVLPPRFDVDFLVDSRPLARRLHEAGVAITAGDLAKTDTYLKADLSPHTCVIVEDTGRQSLKRVLQAITGAGATLIYVLATPMSGASGSAVRREEQLRAQFPELSFLSLAELVGGPLVAEISRSLTRARVQQYQRYFNDADRILILLHHDPDPDAMASALALRNVLRRTKTTAIIGALVGVTRPENQRMANLLDIHVETLTEQSVKDFERIAMVDVQPHYFGGLLDKVDLVIDHHPAQSGYGALFKDIRPDYGSTSTILTEHLRAVDVNISERTATAMLYAIKSDTLFFNRQANRVDLEAFSYLYPLADATMIRKMEGSDVTFERLSYVTYAQRVGLAGDQIFSAFLGTIPREDFIPYVADFFLQLEDIKWTVVAGIVHDTLVISVRNLGYSRNAGELVKKVFGDIGNAGGHRAMAKAVIPLQAFFDRHGRQTDEQINVTIRDLTLQFLRDHSPADRKK
- a CDS encoding VWA domain-containing protein, with amino-acid sequence MGRMSAAGGLAVRRAVAAIGLLVLAVPGRPGAQMFRSNVDLVSLGVNVVDKRGALVADLAQTEFEVYEDGKRQELTFFSRGGDSTSAAELHLGLLFDTSGSMDEDIALARTAAVKFLNALPEAVDVTLVDFDTEVRVARYGQNDFARLIERIRRRRPDGMTAMYDALGVYLHGAASQEGRKILVAYSDAGDNRSSLNLPDVIELLQASDVTMYTIGFLDHLGSSHQLDARSRIQRLSAPTGGQAFFPSSVKDIESAYDKVLADIKAQYALGYVSTNTRADGTWRKVDIKVTRPGLKTRSRQGYFAPYRKSP
- the uvrB gene encoding excinuclease ABC subunit UvrB, which codes for MTDRFTLVSDFALMGDQARAIDELEAGLRRGDPYQVLLGVTGSGKTFSVAQVVARVNRPTIVMVHNKTLAAQLFQEFRRFFPDNAVEYFVSYYDYYQPEAYMPATDTYIEKEATTNDEIDRMRLSATRSLLERRDVLIVASVSCIYGLGSPEAYYGMLLPLERGQRIGRDEILRKLVEIQYERNDYEFTRGTFRVRGDIVEVFPSYDESAIRIELFGDEVDALASFDPLTGKTRRRVDRLAVYPKTHFVMPRDRTRQAVESIKAELTDRLAALQADGKLVESQRLHQRTMFDLEMMREIGYCHGIENYSRHLTGRRPGEPPPTLLDYLPADALVIVDESHQTVPQIRGMYHGDRARKEVLVNYGFRLPSALDNRPLTFDEWEARAQQVVFVSATPGPHELRKAGGVVVEQIIRPTGLIDPPIEVRSVVGQVDDLLGEIRACAAAGERVLVTTLTKRMSEDLTQYFHELGVRVRYLHSDIETLERTEILRDLRRGVFDVLIGINLLREGLDLPEVSLVAILDADKEGFLRSAGSLIQTSGRAARNVHGRVIMYASTITRSMQIAISETGRRRLLQEAYNLEHGITPASIVKAIDGVLTSVYERDYMGVPSASDGGEPFMTQAQIDAKIAELGREMKTAAANQEFEKAASMRDRIKRLRARSLGVDDPALLPGGAFDRNS
- a CDS encoding YtxH domain-containing protein encodes the protein MSDDRHSGAGGVVVAFTLGALIGAVVALLFAPAKGEETREMISERAREQAGKTREFLKQQKENLATAVERGREAYQSARGEKEQG